The bacterium DNA window CGGGTCGAGCGTCTGCGACTGTTCCTCGATCATCTTGTCGACGTCTGGGTTGCAGTACTGGGGATAATTTCGTGGGGAGCCGCAGACATAGTTCTCGTAGAAGTTGGCGTCGGGGTCGTCCACCCCGATCCCGGTCTGGTTCGAGCCCATCTCGTACTCGCCGCGCGTGAGCTTGGCATACCACACGGCGCTCTCCACCTGCTCCAGCGTCGCCTCGATCCCTACCTGTTTGATCTGGTCGATCACGAAGGTGGCCTGGTCGAGGTAGTTCGCGATCGCCCGGGTGCTGACGACGAGGCGGAGCGGGCGGCCCGGGCCGAACCCCGCTTCGGCGAGGAGTTGACGAGCGTCCGCTTTCTGCTTGAGGGGGTCCCCGCTGCCGGGCAGGGTGGCCAAGCCATCCGGGGAGAGGCCCCAGTTCCCCCACGGCTGCGGCAGCATCGACGCGCCGACCACCGCGCCGCCCTGGCGCACCGCCTGGATGTATCCGCGGCGGTCGATGGCCAGGCTCACGGCTCGTCGCACGCGCGCGTCGGTGAACGGCGGCTTCTTGAAGTTCATGAGGATGTTGTCGTTGACGTTCTGGCTCGTTTCGTAGACGACCATGCCCGGCACCGCCCGTTTCAACTGGTCTGCGGCAGGCTTCGTGCCCTCGGAAGGCATCGTCACGTCGACCCGGCCGGCCTGAAGCGCCGCGATGCGGGTGCCGCGTTCCTTGATGATGATGAAGCGGATCCCGTCGAGGTAGGGGCGTCCTTTTATAAAATAGTCCGGGTTGCGGACGAACTCGATCAGTTCGCCGGGACGGTATTCCTTGAGCTTGAACGGGCCGGTGCCGACGCAGCGCGTGCGGAGGTCGGCGGCGGGGACGTGGGCCGGATACACGGGCGAGTAGTCCGAGGCGAAGAGCATGAGGAGGGACGGCTGGGGCCGCCTGAGGTGGAAGACGACCGAGTAAGGATCGGGAGCATCGATGGCCGCGATCTGCGCGTACCAGTTCTTTCTCGGGTCGAGGCGCAGCCCGGACGAGCCGGCCGCGCCGCGGACGAGGTCGAAGGTGTACTTGACGTCTTTGCTGGTCAAGGGCTGGCCGTCATGCCAGCGCACGCCTTTGCGGAGCGCAAAGGCGAGGGTTTTGCCGTCGTCGCGCCAGGCCCACGTCTCGGCGAGCTCGCCCACAATCGTC harbors:
- a CDS encoding ABC transporter substrate-binding protein; protein product: MRWRPRIPWLAGVLMLALGSSAWGAGPTPKSGGVLNAMHREDPPSLSIHEEATISTNWPVMPCYSNLVLFNPLRGQESPATIVGELAETWAWRDDGKTLAFALRKGVRWHDGQPLTSKDVKYTFDLVRGAAGSSGLRLDPRKNWYAQIAAIDAPDPYSVVFHLRRPQPSLLMLFASDYSPVYPAHVPAADLRTRCVGTGPFKLKEYRPGELIEFVRNPDYFIKGRPYLDGIRFIIIKERGTRIAALQAGRVDVTMPSEGTKPAADQLKRAVPGMVVYETSQNVNDNILMNFKKPPFTDARVRRAVSLAIDRRGYIQAVRQGGAVVGASMLPQPWGNWGLSPDGLATLPGSGDPLKQKADARQLLAEAGFGPGRPLRLVVSTRAIANYLDQATFVIDQIKQVGIEATLEQVESAVWYAKLTRGEYEMGSNQTGIGVDDPDANFYENYVCGSPRNYPQYCNPDVDKMIEEQSQTLDPVKRRRLVAEIQKRLELDGARPILGWTTDYYAMWPHVKNLVPHHSIFSYARFQDVWLDR